In Epinephelus fuscoguttatus linkage group LG6, E.fuscoguttatus.final_Chr_v1, the DNA window TGACAGAGGGAAGTTTGAAGTAGTTAATTTACATACTACCCACAATTTTTATGATACCAAAAATGGTTGAAAATCTTAGAAGTATCCCTTTACCTATAAATTCTATATTAAAGATTTACACCAcgtgttttatctgaaaaatTAGGCCTAATAAACAGCCACATACTGTACCACTTAATAAATGTGTCCGCACAAACATAGTGTATATTCACTGTAGATGCAGAACTCTTATTCATTTTGGACTTTGGGAAtcactgatcaacatttttcacatttctgaCAATTTAAACCAAACGACCAATtaattaatgaggaaaataaattgacagattaatcaacaataaaaataatcattagttgcagccataGCTGCCATAGCTGCAACAACTGACTATTTTACACAGGTTATATCCAGCGCGTTGTGGGACATGCCACTGGGGGGGTTGCGCTGACTGCATTTGAACTGCAACAGCTGCCGACAAATGCTCCCTAGCTTGATCCCGCTTGAGCAGTCCACAGCAACAGGGAACAAGGCAGACTGACCGTGgagtggctagctagctaactcttGGGTCATGTGGTCTGATAACctgagagagagcagggcaaTTTGAGGCTGAGCAAATGCACATGCAACTCTGTTCTACAATGAAACAAGATTAactaaatcaatgtatgggaaacactgagttaAGGCTGTACGAACTTTTTACATTGAAAGTCTAtggagagctgcagctgcaaaaataTGGGCTGCACATGGTGTCCACACTGACATGGGCAGATGGCGACCTTTACATCAGGCtgactagggctgcaactagggttggaaattagcaccagctaAATGCTGGGTGGCTGCTTGATTTGCTTCGCACCccagccaaaaaaaaacccacaatggTTATCTACTGAGTGGCCAGGAGATTTTGAAAACCTCAGCCACAGCAGCAGGTggacaaaaagttaatttccaaccctggctGCAACTATTATTTTCACTGCAAATTAATCTATCGattattttcctcaattaatcaatcagttgTTCCtgcataaaatgtcagaaaatggtgaaaaatatcACTCAGTGGTTACCAAAGCCTAagatgacatcctcaaatgtcttgttgagTAACTCGAAGATATTCAGTTTCCTGTCATAGAGCAGTAAAgacaccagaaaatattcacatttaagaaactgtaatcaaagatattttttttaagcttcACAAACCGATAACAACAGCAGATGATTCACCTTTACTGACACTTAACTTTCACCAACCATCAAGAAAAGCTCCTTCAGTTGATGTTGGTGTCGTTCCAAATGTATGAGTAACTGAGCTGaagattacacacacacttgctgcCATCTGGCTGCAAGTTTGTGATACATGTCAACTCTTGTGGAAAATCTAAATTTAGAGGAGGAACTGCGCACAAGAGCTCAAACGAACAGTTAACCTAATGTAATTTAATATCACTTTAAAGTGTGTATTTTGAGTCTTGCACTCAtggtatttttttcccctcactgtTAAAGCTtatatactactactactgctactcaCAGAAATGAATGGACAGAATAATATATGAGAAAGGCAGTCCTTTATTTATCTGTATGAATGGCTGTAAATTAGTTTGGGACACTTGTTGAcaatttcctttttaaatgagacataaataataacaaagtAAATAGGATTATATAAGTGCACACTTCTTCCTACTCCTTTCGGAGCAtgtctgttgatgttttgttttgctcgaaataaagtcattcattcatccaaaTAATTTAGAACTAATTTCTCTGTTAGCCACAATCTATCCAGCgatgttctttgttttttatgaaaGCCTGCCAGACTATTTTTAGTTTCTTTAACTTTAAGGGGTGATTTCATGCCTGGCAGAGCATTACATGTTTTCAGCTAAGGTTACACTGATCCACTCATGCCTTCACAGAACATGTGTACCAACATGAGAAACGCCCCATTACCAGAGTCCTGTATTTTAAATAAGATACTCATCCGGTTTGTAATGCTTATTCACAAAGTAACGTTATTATGGAGGCCGATGAAAAAGGCTAAGAGGCACAGCGACCGAATTACGTAGCAATGTCGCATTGTTTATCCATCTTTGTCATCCAAGTGCAGCATCAGAAGGGAGCACATTCTGCTAACTTAACGTTACGCTGACAACACACGACTTTTAACAAGAATAATGTAAAACTTCTCGTACCCATTATAACGCTACAAAGCCAACCAGCCGTTAATAAATTCTGCTAGACAAGAAAACAGTTCCCCACAGTTAACTTACTAACACAGTTGCTACCGAGCGTTAGCGCTAACATGGGTTAGCTTACACAGGGCAGCTAACGCTAACAAACTTAACGAACGCTAGCTCAAAAAAGCAAATTTACGCCCGCTAACCTTTTCTGGAAAGTATCGGGACGGTCTCTGCTTCTTCCATATCTGTCACAGTTCAGTGTTTTCTCTCGACTTTGTCCAAATTAGATGTAAAAATGGCTCGTTAGACTTGTTATGGTGGTTCAACAGACGTTAAAGTAACGTTAACTTCATAACAACCGAGCTCGCGCATCCGGGTTTGAAATTGCCGGGGGTTAACGCCTCCACTTCTCTGATTGGTAGATTTGAAATTGCAAAGACATGACACGCATGCGCAGACATCCTGCCCTGATTGGTGCAGAGAATGTAAACAGAGGTACATACAGGCACAGTTAACAGTTAACTGCAGCACCAAACACgattagttttagttttttagtataataataataataataataataataataataatgataataataataaaatgaaataaataaataaataaataaataataataataataatattaatacaatttatttttatagcgCTTTTTTAAACCAGTtgcaaagtgcttcacagtGCAATACCATACAACATGGGAAAACAAAGaagtaaaacatgaaaatacaaTTTAAGTATAATATAAATGGATATACCCAGATACAAAATTATACTATCTTGTTCACATGCCAGTCTGTACAGGTGGGTTTTTAACAGCTTTTTGTGATACCTTAACTCTTTTGTGAAATTGTTGAACTAGCCTtaagggattccttaagtataagaccaagataaggagaaaacCTCAAATACCTGAGTGaccattttaaggaaacctgaAGGAGAGGATATGTTTTGtgtaactgatttattttaagaaAGCCTTAGCATAACGTTAAGGGAAAATCTTACCTTAAGATGTTTGTGCAACTGGCTTTtagttaagtaaaagtagcaataccccggtgtagaaatactctgttacgaGTAAAAGTCTATAATTCAAAACATTACTTAAATTAAGgtacaaaactatttttatttattttttattttatatactttattaatccccctgaggggaaattcagttttttcactctttttgtcattaaccCACAGGTCCGAAAGTATTATAATGTATGTTATTCTAAAATGAGCAATTCTGCATGAGGACTACTTTTAcctttggtactttaagtatgttttatactattattggattataattattgatgcatgtGTTCATTACTGATAAAGGTGAATCATTTGATTACGTTTTATCTTAATCCATAAAAATAGCTACATCCTAATTTATTTGcagattacattttaaattattaGTATCTTTGCATATAAAGAGGAATCCCTCAGATGTCATCAAACCTACCAATATGATAACATCCAAAGCCTGAAAAACAGATTAAATACAACTGCAGCTACAGAGAGTCATCATGGAGCTACAATCATTAAAAGACTTCATGTCATTCTAAGAAATGTAAAGATGTGTATTCCTGCAAACCAAGTCAGTGGTAGATTCCAAActggggtttgtttttttacaataaaaattgtATCATACTGTGTGTAAAATACTGCAAAAGTATTACTAGAAAAATATACTTAAAATCCTCTTGCAGAATGGCCACTTTCAAAGTGAAAGATTATTGTcaattattttgtttcattattaCAAATGCATCAGCTGGTTGACTGCAGCTAATGCCTGTTAAAGTCCTTTATGAGTTGTTTCATTTACCAAATCCCGAGTAAGCACACAAAACGCAAATACAAATAAGTTATAAGgatttattaaatatttcacagCACATCatataaataatcattagtaagcagattttcaaataaatatatatgttaAATGGTGCATAAATAGATTATTAAATTAAGAGATAAAAGCATCAATATGCCATGTCCAACAGCATAATAAATAAACTGGGTGCTCACCTGGTAGCACAATGGTGCCACCTCCTGGTGAAGCTCGACTTAACACACAAGCATTTTTACTTTGTGTACTTGGTACATACAGTAAATCGACGCTCTGTAATACTTACAGAAGTCTTTTCAGCAGACAGCGGTAAtacttttgtaaaaataaatagataaattataagaagaagaagtgcaGAATATTTTACACTCCATTCAACAATTGAATCTTCTTCTTAAGAGGATCAACGCTGGGCCCTCAGATGCAGATCCACCTTACGCTGTGGGTGTCTCCTCCTTGATTGCACTGAAGGTGAAGGCTCTGTAGCGGCTGGTGGACTCCTGGCACATCTCCACTGGCATGTTGTCAGCCTCTGCTGTGCTGATGTACCAGTTGGGGTGAGCAACAGACATGAGGGTGCTGACATTCACCCCAGAGATCTGCTTGTAGAAGAGAAACCGCACCATGTCGCTGTTCGGGTCGATTGATGCCAGGCTGTCTTTGGTAATCGTCTGAGGGTGTGAAAAGATAAATGTCAGAAGGTTTGGCCATCACACCGCACAACATTGGGCCTGAGGTAAATTCATCTATACACGTGCAGTGTCTCTGTCAGAATATGACAATTTAAATGACCAGGAAGATCTCATAAGTGGGTTTTTTGGTCACTGctttggttttaaaaatgtggCACATGGGTTGAAGTTTACCCTTTAATCTTTATGTCAGATTCATGGAACGAGTCTTACCTCCAGATGTAAGGTTGGCTGGGCACCGTCCTTACGGCAAGTCAGGTAATACTGTGTGCCCTTGATGCCCAGAGCCACAGTTCTGCCCTCAACGCTGGGTGCAGGGTGCAAGTACATCGACATGTTCAGTTTAACTGAGGAGAGAGCAAAGGACACAGGTTCTGTTTAATGAAAGCTGAAAGACTATTTTCACACTCTGTCATACTTTCTTTGTGAAAGATGAACTAAAAACCTGTCATTCCCAAATTTAAACATCTACCATGACCCAGAGAGTGATTTTCAATCTAACTGTCACATGCAATCACCTTGCTTGAGATCAGTTCCTCCCTGCAGCATCACTGCGTGGAGCACCAGGCTGTTATTGACCCGAACTAAGCTCCTCTTCTCCTCGTCCTCCACAGTGCAGTCGTACTCCCGCGTCCTGGTGATCATATCCTCAGTAGTCGGTGGAGTTGCCTCACAACCGAACACATTTCTCTCTGAGGGGACAAGAGGCACATCTGATCAGACATGTTGCGATTTTGAAGCAACAGGAATTGCAACAGCAAAAGTCTCTTCCTGCACAAGCGATCCTTGAAAGTCATAAATCTGAGTACCTTCCTGAGTAATGTACAGCCGCACAGACAGTATATTATGGTCATTTTATTCCATGGAGCAATAAAAGATGTCACTTTAATAGGTACGGCAAATGTAACAGGAAAGTAAGTCAGTGAAATACAGTCACACCAACACAAAAAGAGTGAAGGCGGATGTGTAGGGGCTGAAATCACAGGTGTTGTTGGTATTTGGGTGATAAACAATTTGTATCTGAAGGCCAACAAGATCATGTAAACTGTTCACTACCTATCAGTAAGTCACTTCCTACTGCTCCTAATGGTAAACTACTTAGAAGGCAGCACATCATAATTTTTATATACACAGATCCACTCAACCTTTTAGGAACTTTAAAGTGAAGCAGAGTTGAAACTCTAACAGAGCAATGAGCCCAGTGAGTCTTTTTATGGTAGTGttgaaataaagtctgtgtttttaccttCCACGATGCTCTCCAGCATGATGCTGAGCAGATGTTCATCTCTGAATTCAGTGCCCAGCACCGATTCTGAGATGATGCCCTTAAACCTCTGTGTGGCGATGATGAGGTTGGCCACGTGCTTCATTGTCAGTGGATGATGGGAAATCTCAAGTTCCAGTCCCTCAGGCATCCTGGAGCTCCACATCTCGCTAATGTTGCATTTCATCTGGGATTCCATCTTTTCTTGAGTTAAGAAGAGTCTGCAGGGAGATAGAAAGAGATTTCCAGTGACACTGAATCACGAAGCATTTATAGAAACATTTACAGCTGGATTTAGCTCTACGTTTTACCAGCATTTactgaacttttttttatctaaaataTGATCTTTTGTCCTTTTACTCTCTGTTGTAAAGGCTACTGTAcgtctctgtctgctgctgcagtgactcACTACTCACTACACTTTACTATGAGGCACTTACACAGTCACATTGGACTGAATGGGGatttgaaaaacataaaatgatcTAGTAAAGCTGAAATTTTGTAGCTGCAGTGCAAACATTTCCAGCTGACAGCAACAAAATGAATTCTTCAGCAGTTTATACTGACAAAAATATAGCAAAgacccttttttgttttaatctggAGCATATTTTTCTGCTCTaggtcataaaaacaaaaagaaaagacaagaaaagtCATTTTACCTGTGCAGGTCAGTGGATAAAAGTAGTAgaatttgttttcagtttgtttgctAGGATCCTTTCAGTTGTCCTCTCAGTGTTATTCTGCCTGCCTGTACTGATCTGTATGGTTTTTATACACACTCACTACAGCCGCCACAGGGATTTTCCCGTGCTGAAAGGAAGTGCGATGGCCTTAATGTCCACGCCCACTGTGATGATGAAATACTGTAACTTACAAACTGCTGCTATACAGTATGTGATTGTGAAACGCACACAGTAGATAACAGTGTCACGCACTGTTTATGAATGAGGGATCAGATTTGTATGCCATTTCATGCAACAGCTATACATTTATAAACATATTGTctttttaagaatatttttatgatagatagatagatagatagatagatagatagatttcaATTTCCCCAAACGTATGCATCTGTCTACCTGAGATTGTACATTCGACTCAAAGGgggaataaatgaataaatgactgtGAAAAATGGTCATGAAACCATCTTAAAGCAAGACAGAAAGGATTCAAAAAGAATCCTTCAGATGACCAGACCTACCCCAAATTCTCTTAACATCTAAAGCCTGaaaaacagattcagtgaaACTCCAATAAAACAGAGTCATCGTGGAGCCACACtcacaaaaaaatcagttttactCAGATAATAACATTTTTGTGCTTTCTGACAAATGTAACATTAGGTTTTAAACCATTTTCTGTTTCGAGTTGTTTCAAGACATTTTTAATTGTCTACATGCTTGACTGCAGGACCCTGAACTGTATTACAGTTTCATCACATTGAGGTGAAGGAATGATGATACCATAACACAAAGTCACTCACTACAGCATCACGCCCCTGTTCCTGTTTCATTCCACTTCACCAAGTCATCAGCAAATTGTATAATGTGCCAGTTTTTATACATACTCTGGTTATCCTGAGTGTACAAGGTTTTaaccaaaacagtgacattTTGGGAGCTAAACTTCTCTTTGTGGCAGGGAATCTGTATGGCAGCTAGTTCGATATGAAGCTAATGCTACAGAAAGTAGGCTAGAGGGTTAGCttagcacctctaaagctccctaattaacatgttgtatcttgtttgtttaatccgtACATGTGAAAACAGGAGTTTGCCTTTTTATGTGCTGATGGACTCTTAgaagttgccaggcaaccagcggGGACTCCAGATGGTCCAGGTGTCATT includes these proteins:
- the LOC125890145 gene encoding interleukin-1 beta-like, whose protein sequence is MESQMKCNISEMWSSRMPEGLELEISHHPLTMKHVANLIIATQRFKGIISESVLGTEFRDEHLLSIMLESIVEERNVFGCEATPPTTEDMITRTREYDCTVEDEEKRSLVRVNNSLVLHAVMLQGGTDLKQVKLNMSMYLHPAPSVEGRTVALGIKGTQYYLTCRKDGAQPTLHLETITKDSLASIDPNSDMVRFLFYKQISGVNVSTLMSVAHPNWYISTAEADNMPVEMCQESTSRYRAFTFSAIKEETPTA